In Scatophagus argus isolate fScaArg1 chromosome 5, fScaArg1.pri, whole genome shotgun sequence, a genomic segment contains:
- the slc25a15a gene encoding solute carrier family 25 member 15a isoform X1 yields the protein MQQMSSCFHSIFGIIMAPHPIIQAIIDFSAGAVGGTACVVSGQPFDTTKVKMQTFPTMYRGFVHCFVSTYRQVGLRGLYKGTTPALIANISENAVLFLSYGLCQDVVRFLSKMEKGADLSDIQKACAGSFASIFSSMALCPTELVKCRLQAMHEMEASGKIPSGQRSTVWTAVKTVLKTNGPLGFYQGLTSTIVREIPGYFCFFGAYELCRSKFAQYMGTNKDSIGILPLMFSGGFGGACLWLVVFPIDCVKSRIQVYSLSGKQAGFMKTFLGVIRAEGFTALYSGLTPTMIRTFPANGALFLAYELTRKFMMEAAGA from the exons ATGCAACAGATGTCATCAT GTTTCCACAGCATCTTTGGAATCATCATGGCTCCACATCCCATAATCCAGGCGATCATCGACTTCTCAGCTGGAGCAGTAG GTGGTACAGCTTGCGTAGTGAGCGGTCAGCCGTTTGACACGACAAAGGTCAAGATGCAGACGTTCCCCACAATGTATCGCGGCTTCGTCCACTGCTTCGTGTCCACCTACAGGCAGGTGGGACTGCGTGGCTTGTACAAAGGCACGACCCCGGCCCTTATAGCCAACATCAGTGAGAACGCTGTGCTCTTTCTGAGTTACGGTCTCTGCCAGGATGTGGTCCGCTTTTTGTCCAAGATGGAAAAAGGGGCCGATCTCAG TGACATCCAGAAGGCATGTGCAGGATCTTTcgcctccatcttctcctccatgGCTTTATGTCCCACTGAGCTGGTGAAATGCCGCCTTCAGGCCATGCACGAAATGGAAGCATCTGGCAAGATCCCGAGTGGACAGAGAAG CACAGTGTGGACAGCTGTGAAGACAGTGTTGAAGACAAATGGACCGCTGGGTTTCTACCAAGGGCTGACATCTACCATTGTGAGGGAGATACCAGGGTACTTCTGCTTCTTTGGGGCCTATGAACTGTGTCGGTCTAAATTTGCACAGTACATGGGTACCAACAAGGACAGCATAG GCATTCTTCCACTCATGTTTAGTGGTGGGTTTGGGGGAGCTTGTCTTTGGTTGGTGGTCTTCCCCATAGACTGCGTGAAGTCCAGGATCCAAGTGTACTCCTTAAGTGGGAAGCAAGCAGGCTTCATGAAGACCTTCTTGGGTGTCATACGCGCTGAAG GGTTCACTGCTCTGTATTCTGGTCTGACTCCCACCATGATACGCACCTTCCCTGCCAACGGAGCCCTCTTCCTGGCTTATGAGCTCACTCGCAAGTTTATGATGGAGGCAGCTGGTGCCTGA
- the stoml3a gene encoding stomatin (EPB72)-like 3a isoform X1, which translates to MDKAQQYSSLWIHMLTDAEQRCHGKKYKLCRLVFFTLSTDKNSGRLGCFGWLLVLISLIFVTLTFPLTIFMCVKIVKEYERAVIFRLGRITDRKPKGPGLFFVLPCTDNFVKVDLRTVSFDIPPQEILTRDSVTVAVDGVVYFRIHCPISSVANVSNAHSSTRLLAQTTLRNVLGTKNLAELLSDREGISLSMQESLDEATDPWGIKVERVEIKDVKLPQQLQRAMAAEAEASREARAKIIAAEGEMKASRALKEASLVIAESPSALQLRYLQSLNSIAAEKNSTIIFPLPIDMLQGFMQRK; encoded by the exons atGGACAAAGCACAACAATATTCTTCACTCTGGATTCACATGCTCACAGATGCGGAACAGAGGtgtcatggaaaaaaatacaaactatgcaggcttgtgtttttcactctctctaCAGATAAAAACTCTGGAAGATTGGGGTGTTTCGGTTGGCTGTTGGTCCTCATATCCCTCATCTTTGTAACACTGACCTTCCCACTCACAATATTCATGTGTGTTAAG ATAGTGAAGGAGTACGAGCGAGCCGTCATTTTTCGACTGGGCCGGATCACTGACAGGAAACCTAAAGGGCCAG GACTTTTCTTTGTTCTACCCTGCACTGATAACTTTGTGAAGGTCGACCTGAGAACTGTGTCCTTTGACATCCCTCCGCAAGAG ATCCTAACCAGAGACTCTGTGACAGTGGCCGTGGATGGCGTGGTGTACTTCCGCATACACTGCCCCATCTCATCCGTGGCAAACGTGTCCAATGCACACTCATCTACACGGCTGCTGGCTCAAACCACCCTGAGGAACGTGCTCGGTACCAAAAACCTGGCAGAACTGCTGTCTGACCGAGAGGGCATCTCACTCAGTATGCAG GAATCCCTGGATGAAGCCACTGATCCGTGGGGTATTAAGGTGGAGCGTGTGGAGATCAAGGATGTGAAGTTgcctcagcagctgcagagagccatggcagcagaggcagaggccAGTCGGGAGGCCAGAGCAAAG atcATCGCTGCTGAGGGAGAAATGAAGGCCTCCAGGGCTCTGAAAGAAGCCTCCCTGGTAATCGCTGAGTCACCCTCTGCTCTCCAGCTCCGATACCTGCAGAGCCTCAACTCCATCGCAGCAGAGAAGAACTCCACCATCATCTTCCCTCTGCCCATAGATATGTTGCAAGGTTTTATGCAGAGGAAGTGA
- the slc25a15a gene encoding solute carrier family 25 member 15a isoform X2 has protein sequence MAPHPIIQAIIDFSAGAVGGTACVVSGQPFDTTKVKMQTFPTMYRGFVHCFVSTYRQVGLRGLYKGTTPALIANISENAVLFLSYGLCQDVVRFLSKMEKGADLSDIQKACAGSFASIFSSMALCPTELVKCRLQAMHEMEASGKIPSGQRSTVWTAVKTVLKTNGPLGFYQGLTSTIVREIPGYFCFFGAYELCRSKFAQYMGTNKDSIGILPLMFSGGFGGACLWLVVFPIDCVKSRIQVYSLSGKQAGFMKTFLGVIRAEGFTALYSGLTPTMIRTFPANGALFLAYELTRKFMMEAAGA, from the exons ATGGCTCCACATCCCATAATCCAGGCGATCATCGACTTCTCAGCTGGAGCAGTAG GTGGTACAGCTTGCGTAGTGAGCGGTCAGCCGTTTGACACGACAAAGGTCAAGATGCAGACGTTCCCCACAATGTATCGCGGCTTCGTCCACTGCTTCGTGTCCACCTACAGGCAGGTGGGACTGCGTGGCTTGTACAAAGGCACGACCCCGGCCCTTATAGCCAACATCAGTGAGAACGCTGTGCTCTTTCTGAGTTACGGTCTCTGCCAGGATGTGGTCCGCTTTTTGTCCAAGATGGAAAAAGGGGCCGATCTCAG TGACATCCAGAAGGCATGTGCAGGATCTTTcgcctccatcttctcctccatgGCTTTATGTCCCACTGAGCTGGTGAAATGCCGCCTTCAGGCCATGCACGAAATGGAAGCATCTGGCAAGATCCCGAGTGGACAGAGAAG CACAGTGTGGACAGCTGTGAAGACAGTGTTGAAGACAAATGGACCGCTGGGTTTCTACCAAGGGCTGACATCTACCATTGTGAGGGAGATACCAGGGTACTTCTGCTTCTTTGGGGCCTATGAACTGTGTCGGTCTAAATTTGCACAGTACATGGGTACCAACAAGGACAGCATAG GCATTCTTCCACTCATGTTTAGTGGTGGGTTTGGGGGAGCTTGTCTTTGGTTGGTGGTCTTCCCCATAGACTGCGTGAAGTCCAGGATCCAAGTGTACTCCTTAAGTGGGAAGCAAGCAGGCTTCATGAAGACCTTCTTGGGTGTCATACGCGCTGAAG GGTTCACTGCTCTGTATTCTGGTCTGACTCCCACCATGATACGCACCTTCCCTGCCAACGGAGCCCTCTTCCTGGCTTATGAGCTCACTCGCAAGTTTATGATGGAGGCAGCTGGTGCCTGA
- the stoml3a gene encoding stomatin (EPB72)-like 3a isoform X2 yields the protein MISTTSSTAEMVTQGKLQINAVDNVEDKNSGRLGCFGWLLVLISLIFVTLTFPLTIFMCVKIVKEYERAVIFRLGRITDRKPKGPGLFFVLPCTDNFVKVDLRTVSFDIPPQEILTRDSVTVAVDGVVYFRIHCPISSVANVSNAHSSTRLLAQTTLRNVLGTKNLAELLSDREGISLSMQESLDEATDPWGIKVERVEIKDVKLPQQLQRAMAAEAEASREARAKIIAAEGEMKASRALKEASLVIAESPSALQLRYLQSLNSIAAEKNSTIIFPLPIDMLQGFMQRK from the exons ATGATCTCAACAACGTCCAGCACGGCTGAGATGGTAACACAAGGCAAACTTCAGATCAACGCTGTGGATAATGTTGAAG ATAAAAACTCTGGAAGATTGGGGTGTTTCGGTTGGCTGTTGGTCCTCATATCCCTCATCTTTGTAACACTGACCTTCCCACTCACAATATTCATGTGTGTTAAG ATAGTGAAGGAGTACGAGCGAGCCGTCATTTTTCGACTGGGCCGGATCACTGACAGGAAACCTAAAGGGCCAG GACTTTTCTTTGTTCTACCCTGCACTGATAACTTTGTGAAGGTCGACCTGAGAACTGTGTCCTTTGACATCCCTCCGCAAGAG ATCCTAACCAGAGACTCTGTGACAGTGGCCGTGGATGGCGTGGTGTACTTCCGCATACACTGCCCCATCTCATCCGTGGCAAACGTGTCCAATGCACACTCATCTACACGGCTGCTGGCTCAAACCACCCTGAGGAACGTGCTCGGTACCAAAAACCTGGCAGAACTGCTGTCTGACCGAGAGGGCATCTCACTCAGTATGCAG GAATCCCTGGATGAAGCCACTGATCCGTGGGGTATTAAGGTGGAGCGTGTGGAGATCAAGGATGTGAAGTTgcctcagcagctgcagagagccatggcagcagaggcagaggccAGTCGGGAGGCCAGAGCAAAG atcATCGCTGCTGAGGGAGAAATGAAGGCCTCCAGGGCTCTGAAAGAAGCCTCCCTGGTAATCGCTGAGTCACCCTCTGCTCTCCAGCTCCGATACCTGCAGAGCCTCAACTCCATCGCAGCAGAGAAGAACTCCACCATCATCTTCCCTCTGCCCATAGATATGTTGCAAGGTTTTATGCAGAGGAAGTGA
- the mtus2b gene encoding microtubule-associated tumor suppressor candidate 2 isoform X3 — protein MGHCCCRLHFLPLRCLDQTSESAIVKERELSLELARIRDEVAFSVAHWEQLQQEKQELERHFEAELQGLRAQQQKELEALEERLKAEHMAEAENLQAQQREELEELRFKQQEQIEEMKKNHETSLMEMEMTHNDTLATLQEEHARTVKNLKMAHEQQTKSLGEEFEKIRLSLQDQVDTLTFQNRSLRDRAKRFEEALRRSTDEQIVDALAPYKHIEEDLKSLKEVLEMKNQQIHQQDLKISELEKIAEKNVYLEERLQVLQQQNEDLKERIDKNVAVSRQLSEENANLQVHVEKESNEKKRLSRTNEELLWRLQTGDLSPRMSPCSSPIHRPSSGPGSPARPHSYHQ, from the exons AGTGAGAGTGCCATTGTGAAGGAGAGGGAGCTGTCCCTGGAGCTCGCCAGGATCAGGGATGAAGTGG CTTTCAGTGTCGCACACTGGGAGCAactgcagcaggagaagcaggaaCTGGAGCGTCATTTCGAGGCTGAGCTGCAGGGTTTGCGGGCTCAGCAGCAGAAGGAGCTGGAAGCGCTGGAGGAGCGGCTGAAGGCGGAGCACATGGCCGAGGCTGAGAACCTCCAGGCCCAGCAGcgagaggagctggaggagctgcgaTTCAAACAGCAAGAGcag AttgaggagatgaagaagaaccACGAGACCTCCttgatggagatggagatgacTCACAATGACACTCTGGCCACTCTGCAGGAGGAGCATGCCAGGACTGTGAAGA ATCTGAAAATGGCCCATGAACAGCAGACAAAGTCTCTGGGAGAAGAGTTTGAAAAGATCAGACTGTCACTGCAG GATCAGGTGGACACACTGACGTTTCAGAATCGCAGCCTCAGGGACCGAGCCAAGCGCTTTGAAGAAGCTCTGCGCAGGAGTACAGATGAGCAGATAGTG GATGCGTTGGCACCATATAAACACATCGAGGAGGACCTGAAGAGTCTGAAAGAAGTTCTGGAGatgaaaaatcaacaaattcATCAGCAGGACCTGAAGATCTCAGAACTGGAGAAAATA GCTGAAAAGAATGTGTACCTGGAGGAAAGACTGcaagtgttacagcagcagaacgAGGACCTGAAGGAAAGAATAGACAAGAACGTTGCTGTGTCCAG GCAACTCTCTGAGGAGAACGCCAATCTGCAAGTGCACGTGGAGAAGGAGAGCAATGAGAAGAAACGGCTGAGTCGCACTAATGAGGAGCTGCTGTGGCGTCTTCAGACGGGCGACCTGAGCCCTCGCATGtccccctgctcctcccccATCCATCGACCCTCCTCTGGACCAGGCTCCCCTGCCCGCCCACACTCCTACCATCAATGA